From a region of the Triticum aestivum cultivar Chinese Spring chromosome 7D, IWGSC CS RefSeq v2.1, whole genome shotgun sequence genome:
- the LOC123165611 gene encoding BTB/POZ and MATH domain-containing protein 1-like, which yields MSSSSSVGNIAPNDGSSSPPASAIVAQAMSGSHVVKIDGYSRTKGLGNGKYIKSETFTIGCHPWCMRYYPDGCVTEDADWISIYLHYSTAPTNAGEVKAEFKISLLDHDRQPVALYSRCSQGFGYQSKFQDFPWLPRISVPLVTLGKIASFGNQNLGCSSQLRTFSTKDTGWGFGQFIKRKDLEESPYLRDDVFSIRCDVTVSKEIFTEPIPQHVVVPPSNMHHHLGQLLLAGEAADVTFEVGEETFAAHRCILAARSPVFKAELLGPMKEKTATRVLIDDMEARVFKALLHFIYTDSLPAMDEGGAAEIAQHLLVAADRYDMERLKLICEGKLCDHICKSTVATTLALAEQHGCGALKKACFKFLMSPGNLKVVMESDGYEHLRSSCPSVLDELVAKLAP from the exons CGTCGCCGCCTGCGTCGGCCATCGTCGCGCAGGCCATGTCCGGGTCGCACGTCGTCAAGATAGACGGCTACTCCCGCACCAAGGGGCTTGGCAATGGCAAATACATCAAGTCCGAGACTTTCACCATCGGATGCCATCCCTGGTGTATGCGCTACTACCCAGACGGCTGTGTGACTGAAGACGCAGATTGGATATCCATCTATCTGCACTATAGTACTGCTCCAACTAATGCTGGTGAAGTCAAAGCAGAGTTCAAGATTAGTTTGCTTGACCATGACAGGCAACCAGTGGCATTGTACAGCAGATGCAgccaaggttttggttaccagtcgaaatttcaagatttcccatggttaccgcgtatttccgtgcccctcg TCACCCTCGGTAAAAttgcctcattcggtaaccaaaaccttggatGCAGCAGCCAGCTACGCACATTCTCCACGAAAGATACAGGATGGGGCTTTGGTCAATTCATCAAGAGAAAGGACTTGGAGGAATCCCCTTACCTTAGGGATGATGTTTTCAGCATCAGGTGCGATGTCACCGTGTCAAAGGAGATCTTCACTGAGCCAATCCCACAGCACGTTGTGGTGCCACCGTCCAACATGCACCATCATCTTGGACAACTACTCTTGGCCGGTGAGGCGGCCGATGTTACTTTCGAGGTCGGCGAGGAGACATTCGCTGCGCACAGGTGCATACTCGCAGCTCGTTCACCGGTTTTCAAGGCGGAGCTCCTTGGCCCTATGAAGGAGAAGACCGCAACTCGAGTGCTGATCGACGACATGGAAGCCAGGGTGTTCAAGGCGTTGCTCCATTTCATCTACACCGACTCGTTGCCCGCCATGGACGAAGGCGGCGCGGCGGAGATTGCTCAGCATTTACTGGTGGCGGCTGACAGGTATGATATGGAGAGGCTGAAGCTGATCTGCGAGGGGAAGCTGTGCGATCACATCTGCAAAAGCACGGTGGCGACCACGCTGGCACTGGCTGAGCAGCACGGTTGCGGTGCTCTGAAGAAGGCATGCTTCAAGTTCCTGATGTCTCCGGGAAACCTGAAGGTGGTCATGGAATCTGATGGATATGAGCACCTGAGGAGCAGTTGCCCGTCTGTTCTGGACGAACTAGTCGCAAAGCTTGCTCCATGA